In the genome of Fervidobacterium thailandense, one region contains:
- the hutU gene encoding urocanate hydratase, giving the protein MAEVIRAPRGTQLTCKSWQTEAAMRMLMNNLDPEVARDPANLIVYGGKGKAARNWECFYKIVETLKVLENDETLLIQSGKPVAVWKTHEWAPRVLIANSNLVPKWATWEYFNELEARGLIMYGQMTAGSWIYIGTQGILQGTYETFYAVAKKYFGGTLRGKLVLTAGLGEMGGAQPLAVTMNDGVAICVEVDKRMIDRRLQTGYLDTWTDSLDEALKMAKEAMKEGRPLSIGLLGNAAEVHPELVRRGIIPDVVTDQTAAHDPLNGYVPAGIPFDEALKLRKENPQKYLEMVYDSVVKHVEAILEMQRQGAKVFEYGNNIRRLAQEHGVKDAFNIPGYVPEYIRDLFCEGKGPFRWVALSGNPEDIYKTDQKVIELFGEDEHIRKWIEMAQKKVKWQGLPARICWLGQGQRAEMGLAMNEMVRKGELEAPIVIGRDHHDTGSVASPYRETEAMKDGSDAIADWPLLNAMLNVASGATWVSIHHGGGVGIGYSIHAGVVIVADGTDLARQKLERVLTNDVGMGVVRHADAGYEIAIQTAKKHGIRMPMLKD; this is encoded by the coding sequence ATGGCCGAGGTAATTCGTGCACCGAGGGGAACGCAATTAACGTGTAAGTCCTGGCAGACAGAAGCTGCTATGCGAATGCTGATGAACAATCTTGATCCTGAAGTTGCTCGCGATCCGGCAAACCTCATCGTCTACGGTGGAAAAGGTAAGGCTGCACGTAACTGGGAATGCTTCTACAAGATCGTCGAAACGCTCAAGGTACTTGAAAATGACGAAACCCTCCTCATCCAAAGCGGAAAACCCGTAGCTGTTTGGAAAACTCACGAGTGGGCCCCAAGGGTCCTTATAGCCAACTCGAATCTCGTGCCAAAATGGGCTACGTGGGAGTACTTCAACGAACTCGAAGCACGTGGTTTGATTATGTACGGTCAGATGACCGCTGGGAGCTGGATCTACATCGGTACACAGGGCATCCTTCAGGGCACGTACGAAACATTCTACGCAGTTGCAAAAAAGTACTTCGGTGGAACACTGCGCGGTAAACTCGTCTTAACAGCCGGACTTGGTGAAATGGGCGGAGCCCAACCACTGGCTGTAACAATGAACGATGGAGTTGCTATTTGTGTTGAGGTTGACAAGAGAATGATTGATAGGCGTTTGCAGACCGGTTACCTCGATACGTGGACCGATAGCTTGGACGAAGCACTGAAGATGGCGAAGGAGGCAATGAAAGAAGGTAGGCCGTTGTCCATAGGTTTACTTGGAAACGCAGCGGAAGTGCATCCTGAGCTTGTGAGACGTGGTATCATCCCGGACGTGGTCACTGACCAGACAGCTGCGCACGACCCGTTGAACGGTTACGTGCCCGCCGGTATACCTTTCGACGAAGCACTTAAACTGAGAAAGGAAAACCCACAAAAGTACCTCGAGATGGTTTACGATAGTGTCGTGAAACACGTCGAGGCAATCCTTGAGATGCAAAGGCAAGGTGCCAAGGTTTTCGAGTACGGGAACAACATCAGACGTCTTGCTCAAGAGCACGGAGTTAAGGACGCGTTCAACATCCCTGGTTATGTTCCTGAGTACATCAGGGACCTCTTCTGCGAAGGTAAAGGCCCGTTCAGGTGGGTGGCACTCTCTGGAAATCCCGAGGACATCTACAAAACGGATCAAAAGGTCATCGAACTCTTTGGGGAAGATGAACACATACGCAAGTGGATCGAGATGGCTCAAAAGAAAGTAAAATGGCAAGGCCTTCCGGCGAGGATTTGCTGGCTCGGTCAAGGTCAGCGTGCGGAAATGGGACTTGCGATGAACGAGATGGTCAGAAAGGGTGAACTTGAGGCACCGATCGTCATCGGAAGGGACCACCACGATACTGGTTCGGTAGCAAGTCCGTACAGGGAGACGGAAGCAATGAAAGACGGTAGTGACGCAATTGCCGACTGGCCGTTACTTAATGCAATGCTCAACGTTGCAAGCGGTGCCACCTGGGTCTCGATTCACCACGGTGGTGGTGTTGGAATAGGTTACTCAATACACGCTGGTGTCGTCATCGTTGCCGATGGAACGGACCTTGCACGTCAGAAACTCGAGCGAGTTCTCACAAACGATGTTGGTATGGGTGTTGTAAGACACGCAGATGCAGGCTACGAAATAGCTATACAAACTGCAAAGAAACATGGAATTAGAATGCCGATGCTGAAGGATTGA
- a CDS encoding DUF4895 domain-containing protein: MESIDFDNSELLEFLESKKERLDVYHRHVAVVTCSPNPNQEHKTAPFFLNFLTTPLGDKVVGLSISNPLQRSPVIYKLQELKNHEIYSNTFEQLFKGNTCNVQCGILKLPLKTRFVALAGSSGFLEKEIFSEKVLGHEAFSFAQKVDDNIIERIERYKFGNFGKCITVITDDGIYFFVVDKTVRDEHRALFSEIVSLLRKKHNLDAAKYYPIQERIIGSFVLDFNTIFSEEPFLKVSQLMEEYERIKMFITQYL; the protein is encoded by the coding sequence TTGGAGAGTATTGATTTCGATAATTCCGAACTTCTGGAATTTCTTGAGAGTAAAAAGGAGCGGTTGGATGTATATCACAGACATGTAGCGGTTGTAACCTGTTCTCCCAATCCGAATCAGGAGCATAAAACCGCTCCTTTCTTTTTGAACTTCCTGACGACACCTCTCGGGGATAAGGTCGTTGGCCTTTCAATCTCCAACCCTCTTCAGCGTTCACCGGTGATTTACAAACTCCAGGAGCTGAAAAACCATGAAATCTACTCAAACACATTCGAACAGCTCTTCAAGGGAAACACGTGCAACGTGCAATGCGGAATCCTCAAATTACCTCTCAAAACACGCTTTGTCGCACTCGCTGGAAGTAGTGGTTTTCTCGAGAAGGAAATCTTCAGCGAAAAGGTGCTCGGCCACGAAGCATTTTCGTTTGCTCAGAAGGTTGACGACAATATCATCGAACGGATCGAACGGTACAAGTTCGGGAACTTTGGAAAGTGTATCACCGTGATAACCGACGATGGTATATATTTCTTTGTTGTGGACAAAACCGTTCGAGACGAACATCGTGCACTTTTTTCGGAAATAGTTTCTTTGTTAAGAAAAAAACACAACCTTGACGCGGCAAAGTACTACCCAATCCAGGAGAGGATAATAGGTTCATTTGTTCTTGACTTCAACACTATCTTCTCCGAAGAACCTTTCCTTAAAGTTTCCCAGCTGATGGAGGAATACGAAAGGATAAAGATGTTTATTACCCAGTACCTTTGA
- a CDS encoding S41 family peptidase yields the protein MKTGTKLFLGFVLAGALLTYVLPWFIELYKYQNRLVPPEEVVRTLEHIEKRIKEGCALPWLSASEEEFNQNLRDAKMQLTSKMLPIDVFKIIQPVLSVLNDQNIRFSVPTEPVYKVLPFSVTVVDRRVIVTSTADDSVPLGAEILAINGIKKEELIEEFLKYTSGECYELREQHLGTLIWLYPELSKKDRRFEVQVYRVPEKHTVTLKVDGEEKTVTVKTTTAYSFPKFVKDSAPRRGPFDFQIHGKIGILKLGTFSLREGMFNRYRDFLNGIFIQHPEMESLIIDVRGSAIRDLGVFKELLEHLVNHSITLDLKMNVVHTAYNLSTLEKLGIPFSSSTGELLTAPLKLELTPREPIFKGKVYVLADRYTTQTSFDFLIFFHKLKRGKIIGEIPVTPVNHSAEVSSSYSPPMMMSYFYPTARVAEPKDALKFDAVFEMNTEERINYILGKSDILLERAIEFVNKDH from the coding sequence TTGAAAACGGGCACCAAACTTTTTCTGGGATTTGTTTTAGCTGGAGCATTGTTGACGTACGTTCTTCCGTGGTTCATCGAGCTCTACAAGTACCAAAATCGATTGGTCCCACCTGAGGAAGTTGTGAGAACACTCGAGCACATAGAAAAGCGCATCAAAGAAGGCTGTGCGTTGCCGTGGCTTAGCGCCTCGGAAGAGGAATTCAACCAAAACTTAAGGGATGCTAAGATGCAACTAACTTCAAAAATGCTCCCAATTGACGTGTTCAAAATCATCCAACCTGTTCTCTCGGTTCTTAACGATCAGAACATACGCTTCTCCGTTCCCACCGAACCGGTTTACAAAGTATTGCCATTCTCCGTAACGGTTGTGGATCGGAGAGTGATCGTAACTTCAACAGCTGACGATTCAGTACCACTCGGTGCCGAAATACTCGCAATCAACGGGATTAAAAAAGAAGAGCTGATAGAAGAATTTCTAAAGTACACATCGGGAGAGTGCTACGAGCTTAGAGAACAGCATCTGGGAACACTGATTTGGCTTTATCCTGAACTTTCAAAAAAGGACAGACGCTTTGAAGTACAAGTCTACCGTGTACCAGAAAAACACACCGTTACACTTAAAGTTGATGGTGAAGAAAAAACAGTCACTGTAAAAACAACCACAGCATATTCTTTTCCCAAGTTCGTCAAAGATTCCGCACCGCGACGTGGACCATTTGATTTTCAGATTCATGGAAAAATCGGTATCCTCAAACTTGGCACGTTCTCGCTCAGGGAGGGAATGTTTAACAGGTACAGGGACTTTCTGAATGGTATCTTCATCCAGCATCCTGAGATGGAGAGTCTCATAATCGATGTTAGGGGAAGTGCCATCCGGGATTTGGGAGTGTTCAAAGAACTCCTTGAACACCTTGTAAACCATTCTATTACTCTCGACTTGAAAATGAACGTAGTGCACACCGCCTACAATTTAAGTACACTCGAGAAACTCGGCATACCCTTTTCATCGTCAACCGGTGAGCTCTTAACAGCTCCCCTCAAACTTGAGTTAACCCCTCGGGAGCCGATTTTCAAAGGTAAAGTATACGTGCTGGCCGATCGGTACACCACACAGACATCCTTCGACTTCTTAATATTTTTCCACAAACTGAAACGTGGAAAAATAATCGGAGAAATCCCCGTTACTCCCGTGAATCACTCAGCCGAAGTTTCGTCCAGCTACTCACCACCGATGATGATGAGCTACTTTTACCCAACCGCACGTGTGGCTGAACCCAAGGATGCTCTGAAATTTGACGCAGTTTTTGAGATGAATACCGAAGAACGGATAAATTACATACTTGGAAAATCGGATATCCTGCTTGAAAGAGCTATAGAGTTTGTCAATAAAGATCACTAA